ACTCAACCATCCTCTTTAACCGATCTGGAACAGGCTACTCAATCAGTACACTCTATCTGGGGAAGTGCCAAATTAGTTGAAAGAGAAGCGGCTGCTAATTTAGCACAAATTATGAAGGAGTGCTTTATTGCTGCCCAAAACAGTACTGTTATTCTCGGTGAAGAACAAATTGAACTCTTACTTCATGCCAGCCATTTACTCTTGAGTATTGGCAAAGCAGCAGAAGTAGAATTTGAACGTTGGATGTCAGAACATTCTTGGGAACTTTCAACAACTCAAAAATCTATCTCAATTTTATTGACATCTGGAACAACAAATGTGTCTTTTCAAAAACAGGAAATAGCAACTAATATATCTCCTTTATCAACTTTTTCATCTTCAGAGTCAGCAGTAATTACAACCGAGGTAGTCAGTCAATCATCTATTAGTTCTGTTCAAGAACTGGAACCGGAAATCAACGTTACGCTTAATCCTTGGTCAGAAGTACAAAGTATATCAGTTATCTCTAATGCTTCTACTCAAGAAATCCCTCCCATCACTGTATCTGCATCCGAGAATTTAACTACTACAGTGAGCGATGACGGTTCCATGATGGACTTATTTCGCTTGGAATTGGAGACGCAGGTTAATCTGATGAATGAGGGATTGCTAGCATTGGAAAACAATCCTAAATCTGCTCAGGCATTAGAAACTTTAATGCGCGCGGCTCACTCAATAAAAGGATCTGCTAGGATTGTTGGTCTTGATGTAGTAGTCAACTTAGCTCACGTTATGGAGGACTGTTTTGTTGCAGCCCAAAATAAAAAAATTACGCTGAATTCTGACCACGTTGATATCCTTTTGGAAGCAGTGGATTTATTACAAGGCATCAGCCAAGTAAGTCATGCAGAGTTGCCTAATTGGTTGGCAAATCAGAATGCAGCTTTTACCCTGGCACAATCATCTGTCACTGCAATTTTGAATCCGCAAGTTGCACCTTTACCAGTAGCCGAGGTGAAGAAGAAAGAGACGAACACAGCAATATCTGCATCTCCAAATTTGAGCCAAGTCACTCCTGATTTAATTCCATCAGCTACCACATCCTTAAATCAGTCTCCCTCGCCAGAGTTACCTAATCATCAAGCAGCATCAGTATCTTTTTCTTCCCAGGAAAAGAGTCTAGCAACATCTGCATCTGAACAAATGCCAGCACAAGATCGGGTAGTGCGGGTAAATGCAGAAAACTTAAACCGGATTATGGGTTTAGCTGGGGAATCTTTAATTGAAGCTAATTGGTTGCAACCCCATGCAGATTCGATGATGTCCTTAAAATGGCGTTTGGTAGAGTTGTCGAGAACTTTAGAAAGATTACAGGATACTCTAGATCAGGGTAATTATGAACAAGATGGAAAACAGTATCTAGAAGAAGCAAGACACAAAGAACAGGAGTGCGTTAACTTGTTGAGCGATCGCCTCAATGAATTAGAATTATACGCACAACGAACTGCAAATTTATCTGACCGCCTTTACCGAGAAGTGATTACTTCCAATATGCGTCCGTTTGCAGATGGTATCCAAGGTTTTCCTCGGATGATTCGTGATTTAGCACGCAAGTTAAATAAGGAAGTCAAGTTAGAAATTGTCGGGAAAGCAACATCTGTAGACCGAGATATTCTCAAGAAGTTGGAAGCACCTTTGACGCACATCTTGCGAAATGCGACTGACCACGGAATTGAGTTACCGCAAGAACGAATAGCAGTAGGAAAGCCGTCTGAAGGCACAATCCGCTTAGAGGCATTTCATCGCGGGGGGATGTTAGCAATTACTATATCCGATGATGGACGAGGTATTAATTCAGAAAATTTACGTCAGAAAATTATTAACAAAAACCTCGCAACTTCAGAAATGGCAACTCAATTTACAGATGCAGAATTGATGGAGTTTCTATTTTTACCAGGATTTTCCACTGCCAAGCAAGTAACAGAAATTTCTGGACGGGGTGTAGGGTTGGATATTGCCAAAAGCATGGCGCAGGAGGTGGGAGGAACGGTACGTGCAGCTTCACTTGCTGGAAAAGGAACAAGTTTTCATTTCCAACTGCCGCTAACGCTTTCGGTTGTGCGAACGCTGTTGGTAGAAATTTCTGGTAAACCCTATGCTGTTCCTTTAGCCAGGATTGAGCAAATTATTACATTGGAACAATCAGAAATTGCCGAGGTTGAAAATCGCCAATATTTTACCATGAATCAACAAAATATTGGATTAATTGCTGCCCATCAAGTATTAGAATTATCGGCATCTAAGGAATTGTCTGGCTTACTCTCAGTAGTAATAATTAGTGACCAAGCTAGTATCTATGGATTGGTGGTAGACAAGTTTTTAGGTGAACGCGATTTAGTTGTTAGACCCCTCGACCCGCGTTTAGGTAAAGTGCGAGATATTAGTGCGACATCTTTATTAGGAGATGGCTCACCTGTTTTGATTGTAGATGTTTCAGATATGGTGAGGACAATAGATGCCATTCTCAATATCGGACAACTAAATAAAGTTGGGGTAGAGACAACAGTAACTTTAGATAAGCGTCAGAAAATTTTGGTGGTAGATGATTCAATTACGGTACGAGAAATGGAACGCAAGCTGTTAGAAAATCGTGGTTACAACGTCGATATTGCTGTTAATGGCGTAGAGGGGTGGAATGCTGTACGTACCAACCACTACGATTTAGTGATTAGCGATATTGATATGCCCAGAATGAATGGTATTGAATTGGTGCGGCAAATCAAAAGTCATCCCCGCTTGCACTCGCTACCTGTGATTATTGTCTCTTACCGCGATCGCACTGAAGACCGCATTCAGGGTTTGGAAGCTGGTGCTGATTACTACTTGACAAAAAGTAGTTTTCATGATTCAACGTTGATTGATGCTGTAGTTGATTTAATTGGTCGTTAATATGAGAATAGCGATCGTTAACGACTTAACAATTGCAGTCACAGCATTACGCCGGGTATTGCAGACATATCCTGAGTATCAAGTGGTTTGGGTTGCCCGTAATGGTGCAGAAGCGGTTACTAAATGCGCCGAGGATACACCCGATTTAATTTTAATGGATTTGTTGATGCCCGTAATGGATGGGGTAGAAGCAACGAAACGGATTATGCAAAACTCTCCCTGTGCCATTATTGTAGTCACAGCCAATGCCGAGCAGAATGTTACCAAGGTGTATGAAGCGATGGGTTACGGTGCAGTAGATGCAGTGAATACACCTGTTGTAGCTGGCTCAGATAAAGCCCAGAGTGAAAGTCAGTTGTTAACCAAAATCGCTCGGATTGGTAAAACGTTAAAAAAATCTTCTGTCAGTACAAAGACAAAGTTACCTGCTTCATCTCTGAATCATGAACGACAAAGTGATTTATCTTTGACAGTTCCTTTAGTAGTTATTGGCTCATCGACGGGAGGCCCAAAAGCTTTAGCAGCTATTTTATCAAAGCTACCTGCTAATTTTAATGCAGCGATCGCCATTATCCAACACGTTGATGCTCAGTTTTCAACTGGTTTTGTGGAATGGTTAGACCAGCAAACTCCATTATCGGTTAGATTGGCAGAAAAAGGCGATCGCTTTCGTTCAGGAATTGTAATAGTAGCGGGTACTAATGATCATCTATATTTAAAGCCAGATTTAACTCTTGGTTATACTAAAAACCCAGTTGACTATCCTTACCGTCCATCAGTTGATGTATTTTTCAAAAGTCTGTCTCAACACTGGAAGCGTCAGGGAACGGCTATTTTGCTCACTGGTATGGGGCGAGATGGGGCTGAGGGATTAAGTGCTTTACGACTGCGAGGTTGGCATACAATCGCCCAAGACAAAGCCAGTTGTGTGGTGTATGGTATGCCTAAAGCGGCTGTTGAGTTAGATGCTGCTGTGGAGGTATTACCACTAGATGATATTGCTACAACCTTGCTGAAAAAAAATTAAAATTCTCTCCGATATATAAGTGACTTCCAAATTAAAAAACATCCAAAAATCTCATATCTCTTCTTCTTTCTCTGTGACCTCTGCGCCTCTGTGGTTCGCTTTATTGAATAATTTATTTCTTGGAAATCCCTAACTTCTATGACATCTACAATAGACGAAAAAATAACCGTTTTACTAATTGACGACCAATCCATAATCGGCGAAGCTATTTCTCGAATGCTAGCGGTTGAACCAGACATTGTATTTCGCTATTGTTGTAACCCTACACTCGCTCTCAAGGCAGCTAAAGATTGCAACCCAACCGTGATTTTGCAAGACCTTGTGATGCCACAAATGGAAGGGTTACTGTTAGTACGGTATCTCCGCTCTCAAGATTCGCCTACCTGCCATATTCCGCTAATTGTTTTATCTAGTAAAGAAGAACCAGTTATCAAAGCGAAAGCATTTGAATTAGGAGCAAATGACTATCTGGTAAAGTTGCCTAACAATATGGAGCTAATTGCCCGCATTCGCTACCATTCCAAAGCATATATAAATTTTCTCAAACGACAAGAAGCAGAAGCTCTATTTAAAGAGGAAATTATGCGTCAAGCAGCATATATTGAGGAGGTAGATCGGGTGACATCTGCGGCTTCTGACGTGGAACGCGATGCTTTTCAACCAGATAAATTAACAGAGGTTGCTAAACGTAGCGACGAGCTTGGACAACTGGCACGGGTTTTTACTAATATGGTGAAAACTGTGAAAGCACGGGAGAAGGAATTAATAACTGCTAATACTCAATTAGAATCTCTTCTCAAAGCTTACGGGCGATTTGTTCCTCACGAATATTTACGATTCTTACGAAAAGAAAAGATTACAGATGTCCAGTTAGGCGACCATGTTAGCAAAGTTATGGCGGTAATGTTTAGTGATATTCGGTCTTTCACAACCATCTCTGAAAATATGACTCCTCAAGATAATTTTAACTTTGTTAATGCCTATCTTAAGCGCGTCAGTCCAGAAATCCGCTCTCATTACGGTATTATTGTCAAATTTCTAGGTGATGGAATGATGGCAGTTTTTCCTGAAGGTGCTGATGATGCTGTAGCTGCTGGTGTTGCTAAACAAAAACGGGTTTATGAATACAATGAGCAACGTCTAGAAAAAGGTTACTTACCTCTAAAAATTGGTATTGGTATTCATGTTGGTCAGATGATGTTAGGGATGGTTGGTGAAGAAAACCGGATGCAGGGTGATGCTTTTTCTGACAATGTTAATTTAACAGCTAGGTTAGAAGGTTTAACTAAGTTTTATGGTGTATCTCTGCTCATTTCTGAGCAGACATTAGAGCATCTAAGTAATTCGACAAAATATCAAATTCGCTTTTTAGATCGAGTTGTTGTTAAAGGACGAAATGAGCCGATTTCTGTTTATGAAATTCTCGATGCCGAAATTGATGAAATTAAATTTTTAAAGCTCAAGTCTCAGCCGGATTTTGAGCAAGCTTTAGATTATTATCGTCAAGGTAGCTTTGAACAGGCAAAGGTTTATTTTGAAAAAGTTTTAAGTGTCAATTCTGCTGATAAAACTGCTGATTTATATCTGAGCCGAGTCAATTATCTTTTGCAATCAGATAATATTCTAGACAAATGGGATGGTGTTTGGCGTTTTACTGAGAAGTAAGTATTTGTATGTTTACAATTAAATGTTTATTAATATTATATTCTCAAATACCAAATTTTAAGGCTCTCAGTGGACAGTAAGAGAGCGATCGCTCAGAAGGCGAAGGGCGTAATCCCAAAACCAATGAGCCAATGACTATTCCAGCTACCAAAGTGGCTGCGTTTTCTGCTGGGAAACAGTTTAAAGAAAAAGTAGCACCATAACCACAGGCTGAATCAGAGAGGTGGGGGAAGAGATCAGTTTCTTAGAGGAAAAGGCGACTCAGTGCGATCGCCTTGTCCACTGAAAAGCGTCACACGTTTCGTTTTTTGTCTTATTGCAGGAAAGAGGAAAGGCGAGCAGAGTTACTTCTGTCCTTGACCCACAAGTTTTACCTCCTTACGTCGTAGCTGACTTATACCGTCGAACATGGAGAATTGAAGAGGCTTTTTACACGGTAAAACGTTTATTGGGATTATCTTATTTATGGACTGCTTCTATTAATGGTGTGAAGTTACAAGTCTGGGCTACTTGGTTATTTTATGCTGTTTTAATTGACTTAGCAGACGCTGTTGCTGATGAATTATCTCTACCATTTGACCGCATTTCCTTAGAGATGATCTTTCGTGGTTTGTATCATTTTAGTGTCGCTTACGACAAAGGGAAGGCGGATGATCCCGTTAAGTACTTTGCGGCTCCTGAAAATCAAGATTTAGGAATTGTCAAAGCCAAACGATT
This genomic interval from Nostoc sp. KVJ3 contains the following:
- a CDS encoding hybrid sensor histidine kinase/response regulator, whose amino-acid sequence is MNNYNLLDLFCQEIETQVSILKESLNTLRTQPSSLTDLEQATQSVHSIWGSAKLVEREAAANLAQIMKECFIAAQNSTVILGEEQIELLLHASHLLLSIGKAAEVEFERWMSEHSWELSTTQKSISILLTSGTTNVSFQKQEIATNISPLSTFSSSESAVITTEVVSQSSISSVQELEPEINVTLNPWSEVQSISVISNASTQEIPPITVSASENLTTTVSDDGSMMDLFRLELETQVNLMNEGLLALENNPKSAQALETLMRAAHSIKGSARIVGLDVVVNLAHVMEDCFVAAQNKKITLNSDHVDILLEAVDLLQGISQVSHAELPNWLANQNAAFTLAQSSVTAILNPQVAPLPVAEVKKKETNTAISASPNLSQVTPDLIPSATTSLNQSPSPELPNHQAASVSFSSQEKSLATSASEQMPAQDRVVRVNAENLNRIMGLAGESLIEANWLQPHADSMMSLKWRLVELSRTLERLQDTLDQGNYEQDGKQYLEEARHKEQECVNLLSDRLNELELYAQRTANLSDRLYREVITSNMRPFADGIQGFPRMIRDLARKLNKEVKLEIVGKATSVDRDILKKLEAPLTHILRNATDHGIELPQERIAVGKPSEGTIRLEAFHRGGMLAITISDDGRGINSENLRQKIINKNLATSEMATQFTDAELMEFLFLPGFSTAKQVTEISGRGVGLDIAKSMAQEVGGTVRAASLAGKGTSFHFQLPLTLSVVRTLLVEISGKPYAVPLARIEQIITLEQSEIAEVENRQYFTMNQQNIGLIAAHQVLELSASKELSGLLSVVIISDQASIYGLVVDKFLGERDLVVRPLDPRLGKVRDISATSLLGDGSPVLIVDVSDMVRTIDAILNIGQLNKVGVETTVTLDKRQKILVVDDSITVREMERKLLENRGYNVDIAVNGVEGWNAVRTNHYDLVISDIDMPRMNGIELVRQIKSHPRLHSLPVIIVSYRDRTEDRIQGLEAGADYYLTKSSFHDSTLIDAVVDLIGR
- a CDS encoding chemotaxis response regulator protein-glutamate methylesterase; translation: MRIAIVNDLTIAVTALRRVLQTYPEYQVVWVARNGAEAVTKCAEDTPDLILMDLLMPVMDGVEATKRIMQNSPCAIIVVTANAEQNVTKVYEAMGYGAVDAVNTPVVAGSDKAQSESQLLTKIARIGKTLKKSSVSTKTKLPASSLNHERQSDLSLTVPLVVIGSSTGGPKALAAILSKLPANFNAAIAIIQHVDAQFSTGFVEWLDQQTPLSVRLAEKGDRFRSGIVIVAGTNDHLYLKPDLTLGYTKNPVDYPYRPSVDVFFKSLSQHWKRQGTAILLTGMGRDGAEGLSALRLRGWHTIAQDKASCVVYGMPKAAVELDAAVEVLPLDDIATTLLKKN
- a CDS encoding adenylate/guanylate cyclase domain-containing protein, whose translation is MTSTIDEKITVLLIDDQSIIGEAISRMLAVEPDIVFRYCCNPTLALKAAKDCNPTVILQDLVMPQMEGLLLVRYLRSQDSPTCHIPLIVLSSKEEPVIKAKAFELGANDYLVKLPNNMELIARIRYHSKAYINFLKRQEAEALFKEEIMRQAAYIEEVDRVTSAASDVERDAFQPDKLTEVAKRSDELGQLARVFTNMVKTVKAREKELITANTQLESLLKAYGRFVPHEYLRFLRKEKITDVQLGDHVSKVMAVMFSDIRSFTTISENMTPQDNFNFVNAYLKRVSPEIRSHYGIIVKFLGDGMMAVFPEGADDAVAAGVAKQKRVYEYNEQRLEKGYLPLKIGIGIHVGQMMLGMVGEENRMQGDAFSDNVNLTARLEGLTKFYGVSLLISEQTLEHLSNSTKYQIRFLDRVVVKGRNEPISVYEILDAEIDEIKFLKLKSQPDFEQALDYYRQGSFEQAKVYFEKVLSVNSADKTADLYLSRVNYLLQSDNILDKWDGVWRFTEK